A single region of the Acidobacteriota bacterium genome encodes:
- a CDS encoding 30S ribosomal protein S7: RPNRRLALSLRWILQGAQNRNEKTMKLRLAGELMDAAANRGVAMKKKEDTHRMADANKAFAHYRW; encoded by the coding sequence TCGTCCGAACCGACGACTGGCCCTGTCGTTGCGCTGGATTCTTCAGGGTGCTCAGAACCGCAACGAGAAGACGATGAAACTACGGCTCGCTGGAGAGCTGATGGACGCCGCGGCCAACCGTGGCGTGGCGATGAAGAAGAAAGAGGACACGCATCGGATGGCCGACGCCAACAAGGCGTTTGCCCACTATCGCTGGTAA